One genomic region from uncultured Treponema sp. encodes:
- a CDS encoding AAC(3) family N-acetyltransferase, with product MDKSFIVNALKKNGVEEGMCLEVHSSLSSFGYVEGGAESVISALKESVGSEGTIFMPALRLSPALPITDEDKKLGITCKIKILPDDRKKSAMGIIADTFRLQNGTLTGSGIMQISGWGKHAHEAGTGGLNFAIHNGGKALLLGVDIFKLTAMHYVEEITPKEISNMFAPSAEINKIYPPEEWFIEAGNPPVKAWCKIQKAADELGLIKHFDIGSCKAMLFDVGKVVSLYEHELKTDPFGFWEIKKKF from the coding sequence ATGGACAAGAGCTTTATCGTAAATGCGCTTAAGAAAAACGGCGTGGAAGAAGGAATGTGCCTTGAAGTTCACAGCAGCCTTAGCAGTTTTGGTTATGTTGAAGGCGGAGCTGAAAGTGTAATCAGCGCGCTCAAGGAAAGCGTCGGTTCAGAAGGCACAATTTTTATGCCGGCACTAAGGCTCAGCCCTGCACTTCCGATCACGGACGAAGATAAAAAACTTGGAATAACTTGCAAAATAAAAATCCTTCCCGACGACAGAAAAAAAAGCGCAATGGGAATTATCGCCGACACATTCAGGCTGCAAAACGGAACTCTTACAGGAAGCGGAATCATGCAGATTTCAGGCTGGGGAAAACACGCGCATGAAGCTGGAACTGGCGGACTTAATTTTGCCATTCACAACGGAGGAAAGGCTCTGCTTTTGGGCGTGGACATTTTTAAACTTACCGCAATGCATTACGTTGAAGAAATCACTCCAAAAGAAATTTCCAATATGTTTGCTCCGAGCGCAGAAATCAACAAAATTTATCCGCCTGAAGAATGGTTTATTGAAGCAGGAAATCCGCCTGTAAAAGCCTGGTGCAAAATTCAAAAAGCAGCTGATGAACTTGGACTTATAAAGCACTTTGATATCGGAAGCTGCAAGGCAATGCTTTTTGATGTTGGAAAAGTCGTTTCGCTTTATGAGCACGAACTAAAAACAGATCCATTTGGATTTTGGGAAATAAAGAAAAAATTTTAG